The bacterium nucleotide sequence TATATCCATTATCTGTAATGTTGTTGCTGCCTCCTCTGCTATAGGTATATCCGATGTTCCTCCTGTTAAAATAAGAACAGGGCCAAATAATTTATCGGCTTTTTTCCTCCTTATGGTAATACAATTAGCGTTTTCGTGCCACATTGCATTATTTTCAATTGCCTTTACCTTAGAATAAACATCAAAATTTGTCCTTGTAATAAGGATATTTCCTTTTCCCTTTAAAGCCTCCTTAACAATATTTAAAATATCCTCCTTTTTCTTTTCGCTCCCAAGGATTACCTCAGCAAACCCCTGCCTTATTAACCTATTATGGTCAAATTTAAAGAAACTTCCCTCAAATGTAGTCTTTCTTGAAGGCATTTTTAAAAAAGGAAAAATTTAAAAAACCGTATCTACTCACCTTATGACAAGTGAACAATAAACCATAAATCCCAATAAATTTGTTGTAAGGTCAAAGGTCTAGGGTCAAGGTCTATGGTTTAACCTTCAACCTTGAGCCTTCAGCCTTGAGCCATTTTGCTTTTGTTTAGAATTTTGTGCTTTGAATTTCGTGCTTTGGATTTAGAATTTCTGTTATGTGTTTAGCTCTCTTATAGTGTATAGATCAACTTTTGGTTAAGATTATATCCTTTTTGCTTCCATGTAGTCAAGACAGAA carries:
- the larB gene encoding nickel pincer cofactor biosynthesis protein LarB, encoding MPSRKTTFEGSFFKFDHNRLIRQGFAEVILGSEKKKEDILNIVKEALKGKGNILITRTNFDVYSKVKAIENNAMWHENANCITIRRKKADKLFGPVLILTGGTSDIPIAEEAATTLQIMDIEVIKAYDVGVAGIHRLFNEKENLEKAICIIVVAGMDGALASVVGGLVPCPVIAVPTSIGYGACFSGIAPLLTMLNSCAPGIGVVNIDNGFGAAYLAFRIVKAIERAIV